The Sulfurovum sp. UBA12169 genome has a segment encoding these proteins:
- the proB gene encoding glutamate 5-kinase yields the protein MKRIVIKVGSHVLTENGAMAKERLLGLVSLIADLEKNGYETILVSSGAVAAGYTQLPLDKSIVANRQALAAIGQPLLLKMYQEKFAKFGMLCSQVLLSADVFENPGHIAHAKAAIDTLLKNKVIPIINENDTVSIEELVFGDNDRLSAHVAYYFDAKLLVILSDIDAYYDKDPHKYEDAKQRLVVHEIREEELHADHTPNNTFATGGIVTKLQAADFLLKHEREMFLANGFDLSNVRDFLIKNQHKGGTLFVR from the coding sequence ATGAAGCGTATTGTTATTAAGGTAGGTTCTCATGTTTTGACTGAAAATGGGGCTATGGCAAAAGAGAGGCTGCTTGGTTTGGTAAGCTTGATTGCCGATCTTGAAAAAAATGGGTATGAGACGATATTGGTAAGTTCCGGAGCTGTTGCTGCGGGATATACGCAACTCCCTTTAGATAAAAGTATTGTTGCCAACAGACAGGCTCTAGCTGCAATTGGACAACCCTTGCTGCTTAAAATGTATCAAGAGAAATTTGCAAAATTTGGAATGCTTTGTTCTCAGGTGCTGTTAAGCGCAGATGTGTTTGAAAACCCGGGACATATTGCACATGCAAAAGCTGCCATCGATACACTCTTGAAAAATAAAGTAATTCCTATTATTAACGAAAACGATACGGTCAGCATTGAAGAGTTGGTTTTTGGTGATAACGACAGGCTCTCGGCACATGTGGCGTACTATTTTGATGCAAAACTCTTGGTCATACTTTCAGATATTGATGCCTATTATGACAAAGATCCTCACAAGTACGAAGATGCGAAGCAGCGTTTGGTTGTTCATGAAATACGGGAAGAAGAATTGCATGCCGATCATACGCCAAACAATACATTTGCCACAGGAGGTATTGTTACGAAACTGCAGGCGGCAGACTTTTTGTTAAAGCATGAAAGAGAAATGTTTTTAGCAAATGGTTTTGACCTAAGTAATGTGAGGGATTTTCTGATTAAAAATCAACACAAGGGAGGCACTCTTTTTGTTAGGTAA
- a CDS encoding GTPase ObgE → MFVDSVELTISSGKGGAGAVSFWTEKFVIKGGPDGGDGGRGGSVFFKVDNNTDTLSSLRGRNVIKAENGRPGEGRKCYGRKGKDTTIVVPPGTQVIDMETGEELLDLVNEGEVVLFLEGGKGGLGNMHFKSASNQRPTYAQPGLPGIIKHVRLEMKLIADVGLVGYPNVGKSTLISTLSNARPEVANYEFTTLTPKLGVVHIGDYDSFMMADIPGIIEGASDGRGLGLEFLKHIERTKTLLIMIDVSNYREMKYQYETLLVELERYSETLSKRKYAIAITKIDALPQEEANRLIEAFLQDIGLEANDTLKQYKADTDFFSYGFKKEFGVLLPQKEPFFVLPISSVAHLNTEALRYALGDFVKNVVEEKEA, encoded by the coding sequence ATGTTTGTAGATAGTGTAGAACTTACAATAAGTTCAGGTAAAGGCGGAGCCGGAGCAGTTTCATTTTGGACAGAAAAATTTGTGATCAAAGGTGGTCCTGACGGAGGAGACGGAGGTCGAGGAGGTTCTGTTTTTTTTAAAGTAGATAACAATACCGATACGCTTTCTTCACTCCGCGGACGAAATGTCATTAAGGCTGAAAACGGCCGCCCCGGAGAAGGGCGTAAATGTTACGGGCGAAAAGGAAAGGATACAACTATCGTTGTTCCGCCGGGAACGCAGGTGATAGATATGGAGACAGGCGAAGAACTTTTGGACCTTGTGAATGAGGGGGAGGTGGTTTTGTTTCTTGAGGGAGGCAAAGGGGGACTGGGGAATATGCACTTTAAAAGCGCCAGCAACCAGAGGCCTACCTATGCACAGCCGGGATTGCCTGGAATCATAAAGCATGTCAGATTGGAGATGAAACTTATTGCCGACGTAGGACTTGTGGGGTATCCTAATGTGGGAAAATCAACATTAATTTCTACACTATCCAATGCAAGGCCGGAAGTAGCAAACTATGAATTTACCACTCTGACTCCCAAGCTGGGCGTAGTGCATATTGGTGATTATGATTCCTTTATGATGGCAGATATTCCAGGTATTATTGAGGGCGCAAGTGATGGTAGAGGATTGGGGCTTGAGTTTTTAAAGCATATAGAAAGAACTAAAACATTGTTGATAATGATCGATGTCTCCAACTATAGAGAAATGAAGTACCAGTATGAAACACTTTTGGTTGAATTGGAGCGCTATTCTGAGACATTATCAAAACGAAAATATGCGATAGCCATCACAAAGATAGATGCGTTGCCCCAAGAGGAAGCCAATCGATTGATCGAGGCTTTTTTGCAAGATATAGGCCTTGAAGCAAATGATACCTTGAAACAATATAAAGCCGACACAGATTTTTTTAGTTATGGATTTAAAAAAGAGTTTGGGGTTTTGTTGCCGCAAAAAGAACCTTTTTTTGTGCTTCCAATATCATCGGTTGCACATTTAAATACAGAGGCATTACGCTATGCCTTGGGCGATTTTGTAAAAAATGTAGTTGAGGAAAAAGAGGCATAA
- a CDS encoding 50S ribosomal protein L27, with amino-acid sequence MAHKKGQGSTQNNRDSAGRRLGVKKFGGEAVIPGNIIIRQRGTKVHPGTGVGMGKDHTLFALIEGVVKFENKTATRKKVSVVPA; translated from the coding sequence ATGGCACATAAGAAAGGTCAGGGATCTACCCAGAATAACCGTGATTCAGCTGGACGTCGTTTAGGCGTGAAAAAATTTGGTGGGGAAGCAGTGATTCCTGGTAATATCATCATCAGACAAAGAGGAACAAAAGTGCACCCGGGTACAGGTGTAGGTATGGGAAAAGATCATACTCTTTTTGCACTTATTGAAGGTGTTGTAAAATTTGAAAACAAAACAGCTACACGAAAAAAAGTTTCGGTAGTTCCTGCTTAA
- the rplU gene encoding 50S ribosomal protein L21, giving the protein MYAIIKASGQQFKVKEGDIVCFDNMNLEPKSAVEFKEVLALDNGELTVGTPFVEGAVVKGEVINEGRDKKVIIYKKRRRKDSKLKRGFRRDFTRVRITKIA; this is encoded by the coding sequence ATGTACGCAATCATTAAAGCAAGTGGCCAACAATTCAAAGTCAAAGAAGGCGATATCGTCTGTTTTGACAATATGAATCTTGAGCCTAAAAGTGCAGTAGAATTCAAAGAAGTTCTTGCACTTGACAATGGTGAATTAACTGTAGGTACTCCTTTCGTAGAAGGTGCCGTAGTTAAAGGTGAAGTGATCAATGAAGGTAGAGATAAAAAAGTGATCATTTACAAAAAGAGAAGAAGAAAAGATTCTAAACTTAAAAGAGGTTTCAGAAGAGACTTCACTAGAGTAAGAATTACTAAAATCGCATAA
- a CDS encoding deaminase — MKFIATKEAPEAIGPYSQAIEVNGFVYTSGQIALTEKGVMAGDDVENQTHQVMKNLFYVLEEAGVRFSDVVKTTIFLVDMNDFDKVNKIYAHYFGTHRPARSTVAVKMLPKNALIEIECIAVASQDYNY; from the coding sequence ATGAAATTTATTGCAACCAAAGAAGCACCAGAAGCGATAGGACCATATTCACAGGCTATAGAGGTTAATGGTTTTGTCTATACGTCAGGACAAATAGCACTCACAGAAAAAGGTGTGATGGCAGGCGATGATGTAGAAAATCAGACGCATCAAGTAATGAAAAACCTCTTTTATGTTCTTGAGGAAGCAGGCGTACGTTTTAGCGATGTGGTTAAAACCACTATTTTTTTGGTTGACATGAATGATTTTGACAAAGTTAATAAAATTTATGCCCATTATTTTGGTACCCATAGACCTGCAAGAAGTACTGTAGCGGTCAAAATGCTGCCTAAAAATGCATTGATAGAAATAGAATGCATTGCGGTTGCAAGCCAAGATTATAACTATTGA
- a CDS encoding thiamine biosynthesis protein ThiF — protein MIPEAYFSRQIQLWGEATQKSLEKKKIAIIGSGGLGSTLALALGTSGIGEIHIVDFDTVSLHNIHRQIAFTLADEGKNKAKTAVQLIKNKNPFVKIIGFDMDFEAFSRLQNKYDLILDATDNLPVRGEIDKYAKQTKTPWIYASVEEFNGQVCFFEEANFQVFNISNHKPGGIAAPIVMHIGSLQANLALRYLAGLSVAKDKLYYLYFNQEGELITQKFGMPKAKKC, from the coding sequence GTGATACCTGAAGCATACTTCAGTAGACAGATACAGTTGTGGGGTGAAGCCACACAGAAATCTTTAGAGAAAAAAAAGATAGCCATCATAGGCAGCGGCGGCCTTGGAAGCACTTTGGCTCTTGCATTGGGTACATCGGGGATTGGTGAGATACACATAGTAGATTTTGATACCGTATCGTTACATAATATCCATAGACAAATTGCATTTACCCTGGCGGACGAAGGCAAAAATAAAGCTAAAACGGCTGTGCAGCTCATTAAAAACAAAAATCCTTTTGTTAAAATAATAGGATTTGATATGGATTTTGAAGCATTTAGCAGACTGCAAAACAAATATGACCTTATTCTTGATGCTACAGATAATCTTCCTGTAAGGGGCGAGATAGACAAGTATGCCAAGCAGACAAAAACACCGTGGATTTACGCCAGTGTAGAAGAATTTAATGGGCAAGTCTGCTTTTTTGAAGAAGCGAATTTCCAAGTCTTTAATATTTCAAATCATAAGCCCGGAGGTATAGCAGCGCCCATTGTTATGCATATTGGCTCACTTCAAGCCAACTTGGCGCTAAGATATTTAGCCGGACTTTCTGTGGCTAAAGATAAACTGTATTATCTTTATTTTAATCAGGAGGGTGAATTAATCACTCAGAAATTTGGAATGCCAAAAGCCAAAAAGTGCTAA